Part of the Actinomyces howellii genome, CCGCGGCGGCCTGCTTGGCGGCGATCTCCTCGGCAGTGGGCCCGAGCTGGGCGACGGCCTCCTCGAAGGGCAGGGGCACCGGGTTGTAGCGGTCGCCGACGAAGCCGGTGACGGCGGGGGTGTCCTTGATCGTGCGCCACACCTGGTCGGTGGTCTCCGGGTCGTCGAGGTCCATGCGGACGAAGACGTAGCCGGGCAGGCGCACCCGGGAGACCTCCTTCTTCTTCGAGGCGTTCTTGATCTCGATGACCGTCTCCATGGGCACGACGGCGTCGAAGACGTAGCCCTCGAGCTCGAAGTTCTCGGCGCGGGCCATGATGTCGGCCGCCACGCGCCGCTCGTAGCCCGAGTAGGTGTGCAGGACGTACCACTGGCCCGGCAGCGCGGACATCTCGGCGCGGAACTCCTCAAGGGGGTCAACCGCCTCGAGCTCGTCAGCCTCCTCCTGGGCCTCCTGGGACTCGGTGGGGGGCTGGTCCTGGTCGAGGGCCTCGGTCTGGCCTGCGGCCTCGACGTCGTCGACGACGGGCGACAGCTCCTCAGGGACGGTCTCCTCGGACACGGTCTGCACCTGCTTTCCTGACACGCAGCGGCTGGTTGATGGGGAGTGGTGGGCGGCGGGGCCTGCCGGGACCGGTGGGAACCGGCTCAGGCGAAGACCCGCATGATGAGCCAGTCGAAGGCGGCGTCCAGCAGCCCCGTGAATGCCATGATCGCCAGGATGAAGACGACCACGACGACGAAGTAGGTCGACAGCTCCTTGCGGGTGGGCCACACGACCTTGCGCAGCTCCTCGACGACCTGCCGGAAGAACAGGAGGACACGGACAGGGAAGGCTCGCTTCCTGTCCTGCTTGTCGACGGCGCTTGCGCTCATGGTCTCGGGGTCCTCGGGATCGGTGGTTCGGTCGTGCCCAGCGGGCGAGAGGACGGAACCGACGGGATCTCCCGACAGATCCGCCGTTCTCAGCAGGGCAGGCGGGACTCGAACCCACAACCGCCGGTTTTGGAGACCGGTGCGCTACCAATTGCGCCACTGCCCTTCAGCGGTGCCCCATCCTGCCACACCGCCAGGAGCGCCGCGACCTCCGCCCCAGTGGGCTGCGACACGTCCGGAGGTCAGCCTGTCGGCGCCCCCACCCCCTCCCCGGAGGGCGCAGGCGACCCCGACCCACCCTCTGGCGCGGGACACCGCACCGCGATGAGGGCCGAGCCGCTCACGTCGCCCGG contains:
- the nusG gene encoding transcription termination/antitermination protein NusG, whose protein sequence is MSEETVPEELSPVVDDVEAAGQTEALDQDQPPTESQEAQEEADELEAVDPLEEFRAEMSALPGQWYVLHTYSGYERRVAADIMARAENFELEGYVFDAVVPMETVIEIKNASKKKEVSRVRLPGYVFVRMDLDDPETTDQVWRTIKDTPAVTGFVGDRYNPVPLPFEEAVAQLGPTAEEIAAKQAAAARAAEAEGSGTQVVAGGQVYEVSFTVGESVIVTEGPFESLPATISEIHPETQKLQVLISLFGRDTPAELSFGQVAKI
- the secE gene encoding preprotein translocase subunit SecE, which gives rise to MSASAVDKQDRKRAFPVRVLLFFRQVVEELRKVVWPTRKELSTYFVVVVVFILAIMAFTGLLDAAFDWLIMRVFA